The following coding sequences are from one Buchnera aphidicola (Melaphis rhois) window:
- the rplD gene encoding 50S ribosomal protein L4 translates to MELALRDKKGVIHVSDIIFNCNFNEALVHQVIVSYSSGIRQGTKSQKSRSEVSGSGKKPWRQKGTGRSRSGALRSPIWRSGGVTFAAKPKDFYKKINKKMYRGALKSIFSELIRQNRLFIFEKFFVNEPKTRLLLDKLKSIPVFDVLIVTKVQDKNLFLASRNLYKVDIKSTNCINPVSLITFKNIIITSEAIKQVEKLLL, encoded by the coding sequence GTGGAATTAGCACTTAGAGATAAAAAGGGTGTGATTCATGTATCTGATATTATTTTTAATTGTAATTTCAACGAAGCATTGGTACATCAAGTTATTGTCTCTTATTCATCTGGTATTCGACAAGGAACTAAATCACAAAAAAGTCGATCAGAAGTATCTGGATCAGGTAAAAAACCTTGGAGACAAAAAGGTACAGGACGTTCAAGATCTGGTGCCTTGAGAAGTCCTATTTGGAGATCTGGTGGTGTTACTTTTGCAGCTAAACCTAAAGATTTTTACAAAAAAATCAATAAAAAAATGTATCGAGGTGCTTTAAAAAGTATTTTTTCTGAATTAATTCGTCAGAATCGATTGTTTATTTTTGAAAAATTCTTTGTAAATGAACCTAAAACTAGGTTGTTATTAGATAAATTAAAATCTATACCAGTGTTTGATGTTTTAATTGTAACGAAAGTACAAGATAAAAATTTATTTTTAGCCTCACGAAATTTATATAAAGTAGATATTAAGAGTACTAATTGTATTAATCCAGTAAGTTTAATTACGTTTAAAAATATTATCATCACTTCCGAAGCTATTAAACAAGTGGAGAAGTTATTGTTATGA
- the tusC gene encoding sulfurtransferase complex subunit TusC: MKNIAFIFYRVPYGVSLSREGLDAVLSISMVNQNISIFFIGDGVFQLMKNQNPECILSHNYVSSFGVLPFFEINNLYYCKDSLVERGLFDKCNFCLNVSIISRKCIREKLEKHDVIISF, translated from the coding sequence ATGAAAAATATTGCTTTTATTTTTTATCGTGTACCTTATGGTGTTAGTTTAAGTCGTGAAGGATTAGATGCTGTATTGTCTATTTCTATGGTTAATCAAAACATTTCTATTTTTTTTATTGGAGATGGTGTGTTTCAGTTAATGAAAAATCAGAATCCAGAATGTATTTTATCTCATAATTATGTGTCTTCATTTGGAGTATTACCCTTTTTTGAAATTAATAATTTATATTATTGCAAAGATTCATTAGTTGAACGGGGTTTGTTTGATAAGTGTAATTTTTGTTTAAATGTTTCTATCATAAGCAGAAAATGTATACGCGAAAAGTTAGAAAAACATGATGTAATTATTAGTTTTTAA
- the fusA gene encoding elongation factor G: MGRTTPIIQYRNIGISAHIDAGKTTTTERILFYTGINHKIGEVHDGAATMDWMEQEQERGITITSAATTTFWSGMAKQFLPHRINIIDTPGHVDFTIEVERSMRILDGVVMVYCAVGGVQPQSETVWRQANKYNVPRIAFINKMDRIGANFFNVIKQIKIKLGANPVPIQLAIGSEDSFIGVVDLIKMKAVHWNNVDQGITFTYGDIPSNLKKLSIKWHQNLIEAAVENDEVLMEKYLTGETISEKEIKVALRERALNNEIIPVTCGSAFKNKGVQALLDAIIDFLPSPNDIKSIRGMSQNTKSTSISCNANDQEPFSALAFKVATDPFVGNLTFFRVYSGVVSSGDTVFNSVKQRKERFGRIVQMHANKREEIKEVRAGDIAAAIGLKNVTTGDTLCDPNHLVILEKMDFPDPVISIAIEPKTKADQEKMGIALSRLAKEDPSFRVCTDRESNQTIISGMGELHLEIIIERMKREFSVSANIGKPQVAYRETIKNNVKDIEGKYIKQSGGRGQYGHVVIDLFPLKPNGENYKFINDIKGGVIPGEYISAIDKGIQEQLNSGPLAGYPVVNIGVRLHFGSYHDVDSSEIAFKLAASLAFKSAFKNAKPVLLEPVMKVEVETPEEYMGDVIGDLNRRRGIIEGMKDLLMGKIISAQVPLSEMFGYATDLRSQTQGRASYSMEFLKYLEAPRNIANSIIEQRENR; the protein is encoded by the coding sequence ATGGGACGTACGACACCAATAATACAGTACCGAAATATAGGAATTAGTGCTCATATAGATGCTGGAAAAACAACTACTACTGAACGTATTTTATTTTATACAGGCATTAATCATAAGATCGGTGAAGTACACGACGGTGCAGCCACTATGGATTGGATGGAACAGGAACAAGAAAGGGGGATTACTATAACGTCTGCAGCAACTACTACTTTTTGGTCAGGTATGGCTAAACAATTTTTACCTCATAGAATTAATATTATTGATACTCCTGGACATGTAGACTTTACTATAGAAGTAGAAAGATCTATGAGAATATTAGACGGCGTCGTTATGGTATATTGTGCTGTCGGTGGAGTTCAGCCTCAGTCGGAAACAGTATGGAGACAAGCAAATAAATATAATGTTCCAAGAATTGCTTTTATAAATAAAATGGATCGTATAGGTGCGAATTTTTTTAATGTAATTAAACAAATTAAAATTAAACTAGGTGCTAATCCTGTTCCTATCCAATTAGCTATTGGATCAGAAGATAGTTTTATTGGGGTAGTTGATTTAATAAAAATGAAAGCAGTTCATTGGAATAACGTAGATCAAGGAATTACGTTTACTTATGGAGATATTCCTTCTAATTTGAAGAAGTTATCTATTAAATGGCATCAAAATCTTATTGAAGCTGCAGTGGAAAATGATGAAGTGTTGATGGAAAAGTATTTAACAGGTGAAACAATATCTGAAAAAGAAATAAAAGTTGCATTACGTGAACGAGCTTTAAATAATGAAATTATTCCTGTTACTTGTGGATCTGCTTTTAAAAATAAAGGTGTTCAAGCTTTATTAGATGCGATAATTGATTTTTTACCTTCCCCTAATGATATTAAATCTATTAGAGGAATGTCACAAAATACAAAAAGTACTTCAATCTCTTGCAATGCGAATGATCAAGAGCCTTTTTCTGCATTGGCATTCAAAGTTGCTACAGATCCATTTGTTGGCAATTTAACTTTTTTTAGAGTGTATTCAGGTGTAGTTAGTTCTGGCGATACAGTATTTAATTCTGTTAAGCAGAGAAAAGAACGTTTTGGACGTATTGTGCAAATGCATGCAAATAAAAGAGAAGAAATAAAAGAAGTAAGAGCGGGAGATATAGCTGCAGCTATTGGTTTAAAAAATGTAACGACAGGTGATACTTTATGTGATCCAAATCATTTGGTTATACTGGAAAAAATGGATTTTCCTGATCCAGTTATTTCTATAGCTATTGAACCAAAAACTAAAGCAGATCAGGAAAAGATGGGTATTGCTCTAAGTAGATTAGCAAAAGAAGATCCTTCTTTTCGAGTATGTACAGATCGAGAATCTAATCAAACAATTATATCGGGAATGGGAGAATTACATTTAGAAATTATTATTGAAAGAATGAAAAGGGAGTTTAGTGTTAGTGCCAACATAGGAAAGCCTCAAGTGGCTTATCGTGAAACTATTAAAAATAATGTAAAAGATATTGAGGGAAAATATATAAAACAATCTGGTGGAAGAGGTCAATATGGGCACGTCGTAATTGACTTATTTCCTTTGAAACCTAACGGAGAAAATTATAAATTTATAAATGATATTAAGGGTGGAGTCATTCCGGGAGAATATATTTCTGCTATTGATAAAGGAATTCAGGAACAATTAAATAGCGGTCCTTTAGCTGGATACCCTGTTGTTAATATTGGAGTGCGTTTACATTTTGGTTCTTATCATGATGTTGATTCTTCTGAAATTGCGTTTAAGTTAGCTGCTTCATTAGCATTTAAAAGTGCTTTTAAAAATGCAAAACCAGTATTGTTAGAACCGGTTATGAAAGTTGAAGTCGAGACTCCAGAAGAATATATGGGTGATGTAATAGGTGATTTAAACCGAAGAAGAGGAATAATCGAAGGAATGAAAGATTTATTAATGGGAAAAATTATTTCCGCTCAAGTACCACTTTCTGAAATGTTTGGTTATGCAACTGATTTACGTTCACAAACCCAAGGTAGAGCTTCTTATTCAATGGAATTTTTAAAATATTTAGAGGCTCCAAGAAATATAGCGAATTCTATTATTGAACAAAGAGAAAATAGATAA
- the rplC gene encoding 50S ribosomal protein L3: MIGLIGKKIGMTRIFTEDGVSISVTVIEIQENRIIQIKNVGTDGYNAIQVTTGTKNNNKLIKSEIGHFLRSGAKVGRGLWEFRITKNTSNFKIGQALDLNLFSNLSKVDVVGKSKGKGFCGTVKRWHFCTQDASHGNSLSHRAPGSIGQNQTPGRVFKGKKMAGHLGNHRVTVQNLDIVRVDLNRNLLLVKGSVPGYQGSDLIVKPAVKSKGVKYSGIST, encoded by the coding sequence ATGATTGGTTTAATCGGTAAAAAGATAGGAATGACGCGTATCTTTACAGAAGATGGTGTGTCTATTTCAGTAACTGTAATTGAAATACAGGAAAATCGTATTATTCAAATTAAAAATGTAGGGACTGATGGTTATAATGCTATTCAAGTTACTACTGGAACTAAAAATAATAATAAATTAATTAAATCAGAAATTGGACATTTTTTACGATCTGGAGCAAAAGTTGGGCGTGGTTTATGGGAGTTTCGTATTACTAAAAATACATCAAATTTTAAAATAGGACAAGCCTTAGATTTAAATTTATTTTCAAATTTAAGTAAAGTTGATGTAGTTGGAAAATCTAAAGGAAAAGGATTTTGTGGTACAGTTAAGAGATGGCATTTTTGTACTCAAGATGCTAGTCATGGTAATTCCTTATCTCATCGAGCTCCTGGTTCTATTGGACAAAATCAAACACCTGGAAGAGTTTTTAAAGGTAAAAAAATGGCTGGTCATTTGGGAAACCATCGTGTGACAGTACAAAATTTAGATATAGTTAGAGTTGATTTGAACCGAAATTTACTTTTAGTTAAAGGTTCTGTTCCAGGTTATCAAGGAAGTGATCTTATTGTTAAACCAGCAGTTAAATCAAAAGGAGTAAAATATAGTGGAATTAGCACTTAG
- the rpsG gene encoding 30S ribosomal protein S7 produces MPRRRVVRHRKILSDPKFSSEIIAKFINIIMVNGKKSIAEEIVYDALQILSQHTKKSELESFDLALEHVRPVVEVKSRRVGGSTYQVPVEVRSVRRYALAMRWIVDAARKRTDQSMSLRLANELLDAVDNKGSAVKKREEVHRIAEANKAFAHYRW; encoded by the coding sequence ATGCCAAGGCGTCGTGTTGTTAGGCATCGAAAAATTTTATCAGATCCTAAATTTTCTTCTGAAATTATTGCCAAGTTCATTAATATAATAATGGTTAATGGGAAAAAATCAATTGCAGAAGAAATAGTGTACGATGCGTTACAAATTTTATCTCAACATACTAAGAAAAGTGAATTAGAATCATTTGATTTAGCGTTAGAACATGTTCGTCCTGTTGTTGAAGTAAAGTCTCGTCGTGTTGGTGGTTCGACATATCAAGTGCCAGTAGAGGTTCGCTCTGTCCGGAGATATGCGCTAGCTATGAGATGGATTGTAGATGCTGCTAGAAAACGTACTGATCAGTCTATGTCTTTGAGATTAGCAAATGAATTATTAGATGCAGTAGATAATAAAGGATCTGCTGTAAAAAAACGAGAAGAGGTACATCGTATTGCAGAAGCTAATAAAGCTTTTGCACATTATCGTTGGTAA
- the fkpA gene encoding FKBP-type peptidyl-prolyl cis-trans isomerase: protein MFSFLLKGMIIAVSFFIFTVYSEVMGFEVNSFKVHTFNNKDFKSDSNRSSYALGVSLGHYINNFFSDQNKLGVYLNKNVLLSGIRDSIFFESKLSDSEISQILNRLEQRLLTLEKEITIKEAKVNAILGEKYIKKMLTKKNVQHSRSGLVFFIERKGIGSNIHKDDIVTVHYVGSFINGHEFDNSYKSGKPLSFPVNSVILGWQEGLKYIKKGGKIKLIVPPSLAYGEKKTPGIPCNSTLIFDIELIDIKSNV from the coding sequence ATGTTCTCATTTTTACTTAAAGGAATGATAATAGCTGTTTCTTTTTTTATTTTTACAGTTTACTCTGAAGTGATGGGTTTTGAAGTTAATTCATTTAAGGTACATACTTTTAATAACAAAGATTTTAAAAGTGATAGTAATAGATCGTCTTATGCATTGGGTGTATCTTTAGGACATTATATAAATAATTTTTTTTCAGACCAAAATAAATTAGGGGTATATTTAAATAAGAATGTGTTGTTGTCAGGAATTAGAGATTCAATTTTTTTTGAATCTAAATTATCGGATAGTGAAATTTCTCAAATACTCAATCGATTAGAGCAAAGATTGTTAACATTAGAAAAGGAAATAACAATTAAGGAAGCAAAAGTAAACGCTATTCTAGGGGAGAAATATATTAAAAAAATGTTAACAAAAAAAAATGTTCAACATTCCCGATCAGGTTTAGTGTTTTTTATAGAAAGAAAGGGTATTGGATCGAATATACATAAAGATGATATTGTTACTGTACATTATGTTGGATCATTTATTAATGGTCATGAATTCGATAATTCTTATAAGAGTGGAAAACCATTATCATTTCCTGTAAATAGTGTGATATTGGGATGGCAAGAAGGGTTGAAATATATAAAAAAAGGAGGAAAAATTAAATTGATTGTCCCACCATCATTAGCATATGGGGAAAAAAAGACACCTGGTATACCATGTAATTCTACTTTGATATTTGATATAGAATTGATTGACATCAAATCTAATGTATAA
- the trpS gene encoding tryptophan--tRNA ligase, producing the protein MNDINKVLFSAIQPSGQLTIGNYIGVMRQWIKMQDTHTCLYCIADLHAITTRRSPKELRRDVLDTIALYLACGFDPYKSIIFLQSQVHQHSQLCWLLTCYTYYGELSRMTQFKDKYFQGNKNVNSGLFNYPILMASDILLYKTDIVPIGKDQSQHLELTRNIARRFNSYYGNIFTVPVRYMVKHGSNILSLLNPCKKMSKSDSNKNNVIFLLDSINSVSKKIQSAVTDSNNPHSIHYDMTNKKGISNLLNVLSGLTDKTISDLEIEYSGKSYRQFKSDIIEIISDILIRLQSSYFYYRQNEEYLENILYYGSSRACLRADKLLNKVKKAIGLI; encoded by the coding sequence GTGAATGATATTAATAAGGTTTTATTTAGTGCTATACAACCATCAGGTCAGTTAACTATAGGTAATTATATTGGTGTTATGCGTCAATGGATAAAAATGCAAGACACTCATACATGTTTATATTGTATTGCCGATTTGCACGCTATTACTACCCGACGTTCTCCTAAAGAACTTAGAAGAGATGTATTAGATACTATTGCTTTATATTTAGCTTGTGGATTTGATCCATATAAAAGTATTATTTTTCTTCAATCACAAGTACATCAGCATTCCCAATTATGTTGGTTATTAACATGTTATACTTATTATGGAGAATTATCCAGGATGACCCAATTTAAAGATAAATATTTTCAAGGTAATAAAAATGTTAACTCTGGATTATTTAATTATCCAATTTTAATGGCATCTGATATTTTGTTATATAAAACTGATATTGTACCTATTGGGAAAGATCAATCGCAGCATTTAGAACTGACCAGGAATATCGCACGACGATTTAATTCATATTATGGAAACATATTTACTGTTCCTGTCAGATATATGGTAAAGCATGGTTCTAATATTTTATCATTATTAAATCCATGTAAAAAAATGTCTAAATCTGACTCTAATAAGAATAATGTAATTTTCCTATTAGATAGTATCAATAGTGTTTCAAAAAAAATACAATCAGCTGTTACTGATTCAAATAATCCTCATAGCATTCATTATGATATGACAAATAAAAAAGGAATATCTAATTTACTTAACGTTCTTTCTGGTTTAACAGATAAAACAATTTCTGATTTAGAAATAGAATATTCTGGAAAATCGTATAGACAATTTAAATCAGATATAATTGAAATTATATCTGATATCTTAATAAGATTACAATCTTCATATTTCTATTATAGACAAAATGAAGAATATTTAGAGAATATATTATATTATGGTTCTTCTAGAGCTTGTCTTCGAGCGGATAAGTTATTAAACAAAGTAAAAAAAGCAATAGGATTAATTTAA
- the tuf gene encoding elongation factor Tu, with product MSKEKFNRLKPHINVGTIGHVDHGKTTLTAAITTVLAKKYGGSARAFDQIDNAPEEKARGITINTSHVEYDTSLRHYAHVDCPGHADYIKNMITGAAQMDGAILVVAATDGPMPQTREHILLGRQVGVPYIVVFLNKCDMVDDEELLELVEMEVRDLLTQYDFPGDKTPIIRGSALKALEGDCIWESKIIDLANILDTYIPEPKRSIDQPFLLPIEDVFSISGRGTVVTGRVERGIIKVGEEVEIVGIKPTSKTICTGVEMFRKLLDEGRAGENVGVLLRGTKRDDIERGQVLSKPGTITPHIKFESEVYVLSKEEGGRHTPFFKGYRPQFYFRTTDVTGYVELPEGIEMVMPGDNVKMVVTLIHPIAMSDGLRFAIREGGRTVGAGIVVRIIN from the coding sequence GTGTCTAAAGAAAAATTTAATCGTTTAAAACCTCATATAAATGTTGGAACTATTGGTCATGTTGATCATGGTAAAACTACCCTAACAGCAGCTATAACTACTGTTTTAGCAAAAAAGTATGGAGGATCTGCGAGGGCGTTTGACCAGATTGATAATGCTCCTGAAGAAAAAGCACGAGGAATAACTATCAATACCTCTCATGTAGAATATGATACTTCTTTAAGACATTATGCTCATGTAGATTGTCCTGGTCATGCTGACTATATAAAAAACATGATTACTGGAGCTGCTCAAATGGATGGTGCAATTTTAGTAGTAGCAGCTACAGATGGTCCTATGCCTCAAACTCGTGAACATATTTTATTAGGAAGACAGGTTGGAGTTCCTTATATTGTTGTGTTTTTAAATAAATGTGACATGGTAGATGACGAAGAACTACTTGAGTTAGTAGAGATGGAAGTTCGTGATTTGTTGACTCAATATGATTTTCCTGGTGATAAAACCCCGATTATACGAGGTTCTGCTTTAAAAGCATTAGAAGGAGATTGTATATGGGAAAGCAAAATTATTGATTTAGCCAATATTTTAGATACTTATATTCCTGAACCGAAAAGATCAATTGATCAACCATTTTTACTTCCTATAGAAGATGTTTTTTCTATATCAGGTCGTGGAACAGTAGTTACTGGTCGTGTAGAAAGGGGTATAATAAAAGTAGGTGAAGAAGTAGAAATAGTAGGTATTAAACCTACTTCTAAGACTATATGTACTGGCGTAGAAATGTTTCGAAAGCTATTAGATGAAGGCCGAGCAGGGGAAAATGTTGGAGTATTATTGCGAGGGACTAAACGCGATGATATTGAAAGAGGTCAAGTTTTATCAAAGCCAGGTACCATTACTCCTCATATAAAATTTGAATCTGAGGTATATGTATTATCTAAAGAAGAAGGAGGGCGTCATACGCCGTTTTTTAAAGGTTATAGACCGCAATTTTATTTTCGTACTACAGATGTAACAGGTTATGTTGAACTTCCAGAAGGAATAGAGATGGTTATGCCAGGAGACAATGTAAAAATGGTAGTTACGTTAATTCACCCTATTGCAATGTCTGATGGATTGCGTTTTGCGATTCGAGAAGGTGGAAGAACCGTAGGTGCTGGAATTGTAGTTAGAATTATTAATTAG
- the rpsL gene encoding 30S ribosomal protein S12 produces the protein MATVNQLVRKPRLRKIVKSNVPALNKCPQKRGVCIRVYTTTPKKPNSALRKVCRVRLTNGFEVTSYIGGEGHNLQEHSVILIRGGRVKDLPGVRYHVIRGALDCSGVKDRKQGRSKYGVKKQKS, from the coding sequence ATGGCTACAGTCAATCAATTAGTTCGTAAGCCTCGTTTACGTAAAATAGTGAAAAGTAATGTTCCCGCTTTAAATAAATGTCCTCAGAAAAGAGGTGTGTGCATTAGAGTATATACCACTACTCCAAAGAAGCCTAATTCTGCATTACGTAAAGTATGCAGGGTTCGATTAACAAATGGTTTTGAAGTTACTTCTTACATTGGAGGTGAAGGTCATAATTTACAAGAGCATTCAGTGATATTAATTCGAGGGGGTAGAGTAAAGGATTTACCAGGAGTGCGATATCATGTTATTAGAGGAGCTTTGGATTGTTCTGGTGTAAAGGATAGAAAACAGGGGCGTTCTAAATATGGAGTAAAAAAACAAAAATCATAA
- the rplW gene encoding 50S ribosomal protein L23: MISVQQCLRVFLSPHISEKSSISSEKFNTVVVQVPIHITKHEIKQTLKQMFKIQVHRINTLIVQGKKKRKNGRTGSLSNWKKAYITLKKGQNINFIGHIE, translated from the coding sequence ATGATTAGTGTTCAGCAATGTTTAAGAGTATTTCTCTCACCTCATATTTCTGAGAAGTCTTCTATCTCTTCGGAAAAATTTAATACTGTAGTAGTACAAGTTCCTATTCATATTACTAAACATGAAATTAAGCAAACTTTAAAACAGATGTTTAAAATACAGGTGCATCGTATTAATACATTGATTGTTCAGGGTAAAAAAAAACGTAAAAACGGCCGTACGGGTTCTTTGAGTAATTGGAAAAAAGCATATATTACTTTAAAGAAAGGGCAAAATATTAATTTTATTGGACATATAGAGTAA
- the tusB gene encoding sulfurtransferase complex subunit TusB, whose protein sequence is MLHILMRSPFEINMILLIDLLRSNDDVVVLQDSVILSVNDNIFLKKLLSIPIVLYAIKQDVYARGIQKIISYKVNVIDYVQFVYLTKKHKKQMSW, encoded by the coding sequence ATGTTACATATTTTAATGCGTTCTCCTTTCGAAATTAATATGATACTATTAATAGATCTGTTAAGATCTAATGATGACGTAGTTGTATTACAAGATAGTGTAATACTTTCAGTGAATGACAATATATTTCTTAAAAAATTATTGTCTATTCCAATAGTATTATATGCTATAAAACAAGATGTTTATGCTCGTGGCATTCAAAAAATAATTTCTTATAAAGTGAATGTCATTGATTATGTACAATTTGTTTATTTAACTAAGAAACATAAAAAGCAAATGTCTTGGTAA
- the tsgA gene encoding MFS transporter TsgA: protein MRKKNLIGLTFISFCSYALTGALIVVTGIILENVSKYFGVSITNMSNTFTFLNAGILISIFLNSWLIDILKLKNQLVIGFILTIIAIWILIFNQHKLILFSFSIFLLGMVSGVTMSIGTFLITHLYTGSKRASLLLLTDSCFSMSGIIFPIISTLLMSHHITWYWIYPLIGILYLIIFILTLSLNFPVINHITKKNKYTKEWNISIFYLSISALLYILGQLSFISWIPEYITKSIDLHITQAGTLVSNFWMSYMIGMWSFSYILKYFNLKNILIYLTGISTLLMYMFNNIYSYNLLKLTIILLGFFSSAIYTIIITLASHQTKLPSPQIINFILTSGTIGTLLTFIVTGPIVKNYGFISALITSNILYGIVFILSILLKLHYKPKY from the coding sequence ATGAGAAAAAAAAATCTTATTGGACTGACTTTTATTAGTTTTTGCTCATATGCTTTAACAGGAGCATTAATTGTCGTTACTGGAATAATTTTAGAAAACGTATCTAAATATTTTGGAGTATCTATTACTAATATGAGTAATACTTTTACTTTTTTAAATGCCGGAATTTTAATTTCTATTTTTTTAAATTCATGGCTAATAGATATTTTAAAATTAAAAAATCAACTAGTTATCGGATTCATACTCACAATAATAGCTATATGGATACTAATATTCAACCAACACAAACTAATATTATTTTCTTTTAGTATATTTCTATTGGGAATGGTTAGTGGAGTAACTATGTCTATAGGTACTTTTTTAATTACTCATCTATATACAGGAAGCAAAAGAGCTTCTTTATTATTACTAACTGATTCTTGTTTTAGTATGTCAGGTATTATTTTCCCGATAATTTCAACATTGTTAATGTCTCACCACATTACATGGTATTGGATTTATCCATTGATAGGAATACTTTATCTCATTATATTTATTTTAACATTAAGTTTGAATTTTCCTGTTATAAATCATATAACAAAAAAAAACAAATACACAAAAGAATGGAATATTTCTATTTTCTATCTATCAATATCGGCGTTGTTATATATATTAGGACAATTAAGTTTTATTTCATGGATTCCCGAATATATTACAAAATCTATTGATTTACATATTACTCAGGCTGGAACATTAGTCAGTAATTTTTGGATGTCATACATGATAGGAATGTGGTCGTTCAGTTATATACTAAAATATTTTAATCTAAAAAATATACTCATATACCTAACTGGCATATCTACACTGTTAATGTATATGTTTAATAATATTTATAGCTATAATTTATTAAAACTCACCATAATTTTATTAGGATTTTTTTCTAGCGCTATATACACTATTATCATTACATTAGCTTCCCATCAAACAAAATTACCCTCTCCACAAATCATTAATTTCATTTTGACAAGCGGAACAATAGGAACACTATTAACTTTTATAGTTACTGGTCCAATCGTAAAAAATTATGGATTTATTTCAGCATTAATTACATCCAACATACTATACGGAATAGTATTTATTCTATCTATACTATTAAAATTGCACTACAAGCCAAAATATTAA
- the rpsJ gene encoding 30S ribosomal protein S10: MQKNQRIRIRLKAFDHRLIDQSTSEIVETAKRTGAQVRGPIPLPTHKERFTILISPHVNKDARDQYEIRTHKRLIDIVEPTEKTVDALMRLDLAAGVDVQISLG, encoded by the coding sequence ATGCAGAAGAACCAAAGAATACGCATTCGTCTTAAAGCCTTTGATCATAGATTAATTGATCAGTCTACTTCAGAAATTGTTGAAACAGCTAAAAGAACTGGAGCGCAAGTTCGTGGACCTATTCCTCTTCCAACACACAAAGAACGATTTACTATACTGATTTCTCCTCATGTAAATAAAGATGCTCGTGATCAATATGAAATTCGAACACACAAACGACTCATTGATATTGTTGAACCTACTGAAAAAACTGTTGATGCTTTGATGCGATTAGATCTCGCTGCTGGTGTAGATGTTCAAATTAGTTTGGGTTAA
- the tusD gene encoding sulfurtransferase complex subunit TusD, translating to MYYTLLVTGPPYGTQNASTALLFSRAIIITKNKLLSIFFHCDGVLNAKKLVSFPSREYNLVEKWIDLYHVCSVKLNVCISAASRRGIVNNTNNDDEVLKKHDAINSFFCFTGLSELAKYIEKSDRIIQF from the coding sequence ATGTATTATACGTTGTTAGTAACCGGCCCTCCTTATGGTACTCAAAATGCTTCTACTGCTCTTTTATTTTCTAGGGCAATTATAATTACTAAAAATAAATTATTAAGTATTTTTTTTCATTGTGATGGAGTATTAAATGCTAAAAAATTAGTTTCTTTTCCTTCTCGTGAATATAATTTAGTAGAAAAATGGATAGATTTATATCATGTATGTTCTGTCAAATTAAATGTATGTATTAGTGCAGCATCTAGAAGAGGAATTGTTAATAACACAAATAATGATGACGAAGTTTTAAAAAAACATGATGCTATAAACTCTTTTTTTTGTTTTACTGGTTTGAGTGAATTAGCAAAATATATAGAAAAAAGTGACCGTATTATACAGTTTTAG